In Vibrio hippocampi, a single genomic region encodes these proteins:
- the recG gene encoding ATP-dependent DNA helicase RecG: MVDMAQLLSAIPLTSLNGVGAKVAEKLEKVGLHSVQDLLFHLPHRYEDRTRIYPIIKLHPGLWGSVQGRIMTSDVAFGRRKMLTVKVSDGNGTITLRFFNFTAAMKNNFSEGRVVVAYGEVKRGNHGLEIIHPEYKFHTEGNNVKLEQTLTPVYPTTDGLRQLTLKSLTDQALALMNKAAVDELLPSGLYHQQMTLVEALHTIHRPPPNINLDDFDQGKHPAQQRLIIEELMAQNLSMLAVRAKGQQDDAISLPRSTTLVQQLLAQLPFSPTGAQSRVVDEVVGDLAKSIPMMRLVQGDVGSGKTLVAALSALQAIEQGYQVAMMAPTELLAEQHAINFSQWFEPLGIQVGWLSGKQKGKAKQQQLDLIKSGEAKMVVGTHALFQESVEFERLVLVIIDEQHRFGVHQRLELRAKGEKQGFHPHQLIMTATPIPRTLAMTAYADLETSVIDELPPGRTPIQTVAIPDTKRDDIIERVRNACLNEGKQAYWVCTLIDESEVLEAQAAAETADELQRKLPEIKIGLVHGRMKSAEKQQVMQQFKDNELHLLVATTVIEVGVDVPNSSLMIIENPERLGLAQLHQLRGRVGRGSVASHCVLLYHSPLSKTAQKRLGVLRESNDGFVIAQKDLEIRGPGELLGTKQTGLADFKIADLVRDQRLIPEVQRIARHVHEQYPDNAEKIIDRWLGDRELYAKA; this comes from the coding sequence GGAGGATAATGACGAGCGATGTTGCTTTTGGTCGACGCAAGATGCTGACGGTTAAGGTGAGTGATGGTAATGGCACGATTACCCTGCGCTTCTTTAACTTCACTGCAGCGATGAAGAATAACTTTAGTGAAGGTCGAGTCGTTGTTGCTTATGGGGAAGTGAAACGAGGTAACCATGGACTGGAAATCATTCATCCTGAATATAAGTTTCATACCGAAGGCAACAACGTCAAGCTAGAGCAAACCCTGACGCCGGTTTACCCAACCACTGATGGGCTTAGACAGCTCACACTCAAAAGCCTGACTGACCAAGCGTTGGCGTTGATGAATAAAGCCGCGGTCGATGAGCTGCTGCCAAGTGGCTTATATCACCAACAAATGACCCTCGTAGAAGCGCTGCACACCATTCATCGGCCACCACCGAACATTAACCTTGATGATTTTGACCAAGGTAAGCATCCTGCTCAGCAACGTCTGATCATCGAAGAGTTAATGGCACAGAATCTTTCGATGTTGGCCGTCAGAGCGAAAGGTCAGCAAGATGATGCGATCTCTCTTCCTCGATCTACAACGCTTGTACAACAGTTGCTCGCGCAGTTACCTTTCTCACCTACTGGTGCTCAAAGTCGCGTAGTTGACGAGGTAGTCGGCGACCTAGCAAAGTCGATTCCAATGATGCGATTGGTGCAAGGTGATGTCGGTTCTGGCAAGACGTTAGTCGCTGCATTGTCCGCGCTGCAAGCGATTGAGCAGGGTTATCAAGTAGCAATGATGGCACCGACCGAGTTGCTTGCAGAGCAGCATGCGATCAATTTTTCGCAATGGTTTGAGCCGCTAGGTATCCAAGTGGGCTGGTTATCCGGCAAGCAAAAGGGTAAGGCGAAGCAGCAGCAACTGGATTTGATTAAGAGTGGTGAAGCTAAGATGGTGGTCGGCACTCATGCGCTATTTCAAGAGTCGGTTGAGTTTGAACGTCTGGTTTTGGTGATTATTGATGAGCAGCATCGCTTTGGTGTTCACCAGCGTTTGGAGCTAAGAGCCAAGGGTGAAAAGCAAGGTTTCCATCCGCACCAGTTGATTATGACCGCCACGCCAATTCCTCGCACTCTGGCGATGACCGCTTATGCCGATCTTGAAACCTCGGTGATCGACGAGTTACCGCCGGGGAGAACACCGATACAAACCGTCGCCATCCCTGATACCAAGCGTGATGACATTATCGAGCGGGTGAGAAACGCCTGTCTCAATGAAGGCAAACAAGCCTATTGGGTTTGTACCTTAATTGATGAGTCGGAAGTCTTGGAAGCGCAAGCGGCAGCGGAAACCGCCGATGAGCTGCAACGCAAACTACCCGAAATAAAAATAGGTTTGGTACATGGTCGAATGAAGTCAGCCGAAAAACAGCAGGTGATGCAGCAGTTTAAAGACAACGAACTGCACCTTTTGGTGGCAACAACGGTGATCGAAGTCGGTGTGGATGTACCCAACTCAAGCTTGATGATCATCGAGAACCCAGAGCGCCTTGGTCTTGCCCAATTGCATCAGTTGCGAGGGCGAGTTGGGCGAGGATCGGTGGCGAGTCATTGCGTGCTTTTATATCACTCACCTTTATCTAAAACGGCACAAAAGCGTCTTGGGGTACTCAGAGAAAGTAACGATGGCTTTGTGATTGCCCAAAAAGATCTGGAAATACGCGGTCCCGGTGAGTTATTGGGTACCAAACAGACCGGACTGGCGGACTTTAAAATTGCCGATTTAGTGCGAGATCAACGGTTGATTCCGGAAGTACAAAGAATTGCTCGCCATGTTCACGAGCAATACCCAGACAATGCAGAAAAAATTATCGACCGTTGGTTGGGCGATAGAGAACTCTATGCTAAAGCGTAA
- the envZ gene encoding two-component system sensor histidine kinase EnvZ, protein MRFRSSFTQSILLFFTLLIASQIFSYYAVYNYALVPSLQQFNKLLAYEMAFFLEDQEEENEELEMDAPLKRRVLEELGVTIHAENSDMASEFMHAMPIDLMSEEMTDELKSNTEVRLILGEESYILWMKIDALPSSLIRIPLAELQQEDFTPLFRNSVIMALLVISGGWLFIRLQNRPLLALEKAALLVGKGETPPSMPETGAIEIRSVTRAFNQMAEGIKALEEDRSLLMAGISHDIRTPLTRIRLATEMMSPEDSYLAEGIISDTEECNEIIGQFMDYLKPANTESYESLSVNDIVKDIVYSERNQDVTIDYEPYQQVKEIQGSPIALKRAITNLVVNSVRYGNGWVRVSTGITANSKHVWVIVEDNGPGIEDSQISRLFEPFTRGDTARGSEGTGLGLAIVKRIIGQHHGAVSVSNRSEGGLKVQLNFPVIKGA, encoded by the coding sequence ATGCGATTTCGCAGTTCTTTTACGCAATCAATTTTACTCTTCTTTACCCTGCTGATTGCTAGTCAAATTTTCTCTTACTATGCGGTATACAATTATGCATTAGTGCCGAGTTTGCAGCAGTTCAACAAATTATTAGCCTACGAAATGGCTTTTTTCCTCGAAGATCAAGAAGAAGAAAACGAAGAGTTAGAGATGGATGCGCCGTTAAAAAGGCGAGTGCTGGAAGAGCTGGGCGTAACGATTCATGCTGAGAATAGCGACATGGCGAGCGAGTTTATGCACGCAATGCCGATTGATCTCATGAGCGAAGAGATGACCGATGAGTTGAAATCCAACACTGAGGTTCGGCTGATTCTCGGCGAGGAAAGTTATATTCTTTGGATGAAAATAGATGCACTGCCAAGTTCCTTGATCCGTATTCCTTTGGCTGAACTGCAGCAAGAAGATTTTACCCCTCTATTCCGTAATAGTGTGATTATGGCCTTGCTGGTGATTTCTGGTGGTTGGCTGTTTATTCGATTGCAAAATCGTCCGTTACTCGCCCTTGAAAAAGCGGCGCTTTTAGTCGGTAAAGGTGAAACGCCACCGAGTATGCCAGAAACAGGCGCGATAGAAATCCGCTCGGTGACGCGGGCATTTAACCAGATGGCAGAGGGCATTAAGGCGCTAGAGGAAGATCGATCCTTGCTGATGGCGGGAATCAGTCATGATATTCGCACCCCATTAACGCGAATCCGCTTAGCAACGGAAATGATGTCACCAGAAGACAGTTACCTTGCCGAGGGGATTATTAGCGATACCGAAGAGTGTAATGAAATCATTGGTCAGTTTATGGATTACCTTAAACCGGCTAATACCGAATCTTATGAGTCGTTGAGCGTCAACGACATTGTAAAAGACATTGTTTACTCGGAGCGTAACCAAGACGTCACTATTGACTATGAACCCTACCAGCAGGTCAAAGAGATACAAGGCAGCCCGATTGCATTGAAGCGCGCCATTACCAATCTTGTCGTTAACTCTGTTCGTTATGGCAATGGTTGGGTGAGAGTCAGTACGGGTATTACGGCAAACAGCAAGCATGTCTGGGTGATCGTAGAAGACAATGGTCCCGGTATTGAAGATAGCCAGATCAGTCGATTGTTTGAACCTTTCACCCGAGGTGATACCGCGCGAGGAAGTGAAGGGACAGGGCTAGGCTTAGCGATTGTGAAACGTATTATTGGTCAACACCATGGCGCGGTCAGCGTATCGAATCGCAGTGAGGGAGGGTTAAAGGTGCAGCTTAATTTCCCTGTTATCAAAGGGGCATAA
- the ompR gene encoding osmolarity response regulator transcription factor OmpR gives MQENLKILVVDDDARLRALLERYLSEQGFQVRSVANSEQMDRLLTRENFHLMVLDLMLPGEDGLSICRRLRNANNMLPILMLTAKGDEVDRIVGLEVGADDYLPKPFNPRELLARIKAVLRRQTIEAPGAPSQEEAVVEFGEFRLNLGTREMFRGEESMPLTSGEFAVLKALVTNAREPMSRDKLMNMARGREYSAMERSIDVQISRLRRMLEIDPSKPRYIQTVWGLGYVFVPDGKEA, from the coding sequence ATGCAAGAAAATCTAAAGATTTTAGTTGTTGATGATGATGCACGTTTGCGTGCATTACTAGAGCGTTACTTATCAGAGCAAGGATTCCAAGTACGCAGTGTTGCTAACAGTGAGCAGATGGACCGCCTGTTAACCCGAGAAAACTTCCACCTAATGGTACTGGATCTCATGCTACCTGGTGAAGATGGTCTTTCAATCTGTCGTCGTTTACGCAACGCCAACAACATGTTGCCTATTTTGATGTTGACTGCAAAAGGTGATGAGGTTGATCGCATTGTGGGTCTTGAAGTCGGTGCTGATGACTATCTGCCTAAACCGTTTAACCCTCGTGAATTGCTAGCTCGTATTAAAGCGGTACTTCGTCGTCAGACGATTGAGGCTCCGGGAGCACCAAGCCAAGAGGAAGCAGTGGTTGAATTTGGTGAGTTTAGACTTAACTTAGGCACGCGTGAAATGTTCCGCGGTGAAGAAAGTATGCCACTGACTTCGGGTGAGTTTGCTGTGCTTAAAGCCTTAGTTACCAACGCTCGCGAACCGATGTCCCGTGATAAGTTGATGAACATGGCCCGTGGTCGTGAATACTCAGCAATGGAACGTTCTATTGACGTACAGATCTCCAGACTGCGCCGCATGCTAGAGATTGACCCAAGCAAACCACGCTACATCCAAACGGTGTGGGGGTTAGGTTACGTCTTTGTTCCGGATGGTAAAGAAGCGTAA
- the greB gene encoding transcription elongation factor GreB, with the protein MKTKLITREGYNKLKQEHDYLWNERRPEVTKIVTWAASLGDRSENADYTFNKRLLRQIDRRVRFLRKFLPEVTIVDYSPQQEGKVFFGAWVEIENEAGDIKKFRIVGPEEIYGDAKEYISIDSPMARALLKKQVDDEFVVRTPEGDKEWFVNSIEYSKSQ; encoded by the coding sequence TTGAAAACCAAACTGATTACTCGTGAGGGTTACAACAAGCTAAAGCAAGAACATGATTACCTGTGGAATGAACGACGTCCAGAGGTGACCAAGATAGTGACTTGGGCGGCAAGTTTGGGCGATCGCTCAGAAAACGCAGACTACACCTTTAATAAGCGCTTGCTGCGTCAGATTGATCGCCGAGTGCGCTTCTTAAGAAAGTTTTTACCCGAGGTGACGATTGTTGATTATTCACCTCAACAAGAAGGGAAAGTCTTCTTTGGTGCTTGGGTGGAGATAGAGAACGAAGCGGGTGACATTAAGAAGTTTCGTATTGTCGGACCGGAAGAGATCTACGGTGACGCTAAAGAGTATATCTCCATCGACTCACCAATGGCGCGAGCGCTCCTTAAGAAACAAGTCGACGATGAATTTGTGGTACGCACCCCCGAGGGTGATAAAGAATGGTTTGTGAATTCCATCGAGTACAGCAAGTCGCAATAA
- a CDS encoding YjaG family protein, translating to MLRNPIQVRIEKFEPWQHITFMTCLCERMYPNFAAFCENTQFAEARIYRDILDSVWELLTVKTAKINFEKQLEKLEEIIPTSEEFDFYGVYPAIDACVGLSTLLHGLLDRDYLFDSTLKISQQSVVTVAELETAQTGEEITDENQKENEAVCAEWDMQWAIFRPLRDATERDIDLIKDLRVELKEQGISNIGIEL from the coding sequence ATGTTAAGAAACCCTATTCAGGTACGTATCGAAAAATTTGAGCCTTGGCAGCATATCACCTTTATGACCTGCTTGTGTGAGCGCATGTACCCAAATTTCGCAGCTTTTTGTGAAAATACCCAGTTTGCCGAGGCCCGAATCTATCGCGATATTCTGGATAGCGTTTGGGAACTGTTGACGGTGAAAACGGCTAAAATTAACTTTGAAAAACAGCTCGAAAAGCTCGAAGAGATCATCCCAACCTCAGAAGAGTTTGACTTCTACGGCGTATATCCAGCGATTGATGCCTGTGTTGGGTTATCGACTCTGCTACATGGTCTACTCGATAGAGACTACCTCTTTGATTCGACGCTAAAAATTAGTCAACAGTCTGTCGTTACCGTCGCAGAGTTAGAAACCGCACAAACCGGTGAAGAAATCACAGATGAAAACCAAAAGGAAAATGAAGCCGTGTGTGCAGAATGGGACATGCAATGGGCCATCTTCCGTCCGCTAAGAGACGCGACAGAGCGCGATATTGATCTCATCAAAGATCTAAGAGTCGAACTGAAAGAGCAGGGTATCAGTAACATCGGCATTGAGCTGTAA
- a CDS encoding D-2-hydroxyacid dehydrogenase encodes MTVSSHRLALVTEDNERYLALLNNLQLPELEVVDNLADATIVLAAPPQLVPSLDHASQLEWVQSTYAGVDALLNEALRKDYKLTNVKGMFGPLISEYVLGYAISHYRHFNLYHSQQRNQDWQPHPYQSLSGKLIVIFGTGAIGNSLANSVKALGLVPIGVNRTGIPPKQSAFEATYHVHEAKLALSKADIVVNTLPNTPETVGLFDKPLFEACHRVLFFNVGRGHAVDSGALLSALEAGNVEHAFLDVFIDEPISQECPYWHNPQVTVTPHIAAISLPEQVIEVFAENYQRWIDGYQLKFLIDFEKGY; translated from the coding sequence ATGACTGTATCTTCGCATCGTTTAGCCCTTGTTACCGAAGACAACGAACGCTATCTTGCTCTGCTCAATAACCTGCAACTCCCTGAGCTAGAGGTGGTCGATAACCTCGCCGATGCGACGATTGTATTAGCAGCGCCTCCGCAACTGGTCCCGTCTCTCGACCACGCAAGCCAACTCGAATGGGTTCAATCCACTTATGCCGGTGTCGATGCTCTGCTTAATGAAGCGTTAAGAAAAGACTATAAGCTCACCAATGTGAAGGGCATGTTTGGACCTTTGATCAGCGAGTATGTACTGGGTTATGCCATTAGCCACTATCGCCATTTCAATCTTTATCATTCACAGCAGCGCAATCAAGATTGGCAACCGCATCCCTATCAATCACTGAGCGGAAAACTGATCGTGATATTTGGCACAGGTGCCATCGGGAACTCTCTCGCCAATAGTGTCAAAGCGTTGGGTTTAGTGCCGATTGGCGTCAATCGCACTGGCATTCCCCCAAAACAATCGGCTTTTGAGGCGACCTATCACGTGCATGAAGCGAAATTGGCATTATCTAAAGCGGACATTGTGGTGAATACCTTACCCAACACCCCGGAGACCGTCGGTCTTTTCGATAAACCGTTATTTGAGGCTTGTCATCGCGTGCTGTTCTTTAATGTGGGTCGCGGTCATGCCGTGGACAGCGGTGCGCTATTGAGTGCATTGGAGGCTGGAAATGTTGAACACGCCTTCTTGGACGTTTTTATCGACGAACCTATCTCCCAAGAATGCCCCTACTGGCACAACCCTCAGGTAACCGTCACCCCGCACATCGCAGCAATCAGCTTGCCAGAACAAGTGATTGAAGTCTTTGCCGAAAACTATCAGCGTTGGATTGATGGCTATCAGCTAAAGTTTTTGATTGATTTTGAGAAAGGGTATTAG
- a CDS encoding DUF4136 domain-containing protein translates to MYKALISAVVSLFLVAGCASDVATDFNADVDFSSYTQYQYKEDPDTPISLDAARIKSAVDQQLAQKGLKKVDADANMLVYYSIIEASELLADGPSFTFGVGSGRYRGAGYGVGVSTPERIKERKYGKINVELIDAKTNQVIWRSISQRQLTESMSPQDREAFINDQVAKMFVEYGN, encoded by the coding sequence ATGTATAAAGCTCTTATATCCGCTGTTGTTAGCTTATTCTTGGTTGCGGGTTGTGCCTCGGATGTAGCCACAGACTTCAATGCCGATGTTGATTTTTCCTCATACACTCAATACCAATATAAAGAAGACCCTGATACGCCTATCAGTTTAGATGCCGCACGAATCAAATCCGCCGTTGACCAACAATTGGCACAAAAAGGTCTTAAAAAAGTCGACGCTGATGCAAATATGTTGGTTTACTACAGCATTATCGAAGCCAGCGAACTGCTCGCCGACGGTCCAAGTTTTACGTTTGGTGTCGGTAGTGGGCGTTATCGCGGCGCAGGTTATGGTGTCGGCGTCAGCACCCCAGAGCGTATTAAAGAACGTAAATACGGCAAGATTAATGTCGAACTGATCGACGCTAAGACCAATCAGGTAATTTGGCGTTCAATCTCTCAACGACAATTAACAGAGTCCATGTCACCGCAAGACCGCGAAGCGTTTATTAATGATCAGGTCGCGAAGATGTTTGTGGAGTATGGTAATTAG